Genomic window (Saccharothrix australiensis):
ACCTTCTCCGCCGGCTTCGCCTTCGAGGAGGACCTCGTCACGCCGGTCGTCCAGGGTTCGGCGGTCCGGATGAGCGCGACCGACCGGGGCGCGGGGCACAACCGCGTGCTGTTCGCCGCGCCCTCCACCTGCGACCGCCGCAAGCAGCTCGTCCTGCACTCGTCGTTCGACGAGGGCGGCAACTGGACGCCGAAGTCCGCCGGCTTCCCGGTGTGGGACCAGGACGCGGCGTACTCCGACCTGGTCCCGCTCGGGGCGTCGTCGGTGGGCGTGCTGTACGAGGCGGGGCCGGCGTCGAACGCGAACGCCTCGATCCGCTGGTCGAGGGTGACCGAGGACGACCTCGGCGCGCCGGTGTGCGGCAGCGGCTACCGGGTGATCGACTCCGAGCGGCTCGCCGACTCGGCGGGCACGGTGTACCTGGCCTACGACGCGCGGACGGGGGCCAACTGCGTGGCCACCACGAAGGCCACGTCGGTGGGCCGTGCTTCGCCGACGTCGGCGTTCCTGGAGGTCCAGGGCGGTGCGCGGCGCACCGACGCGGGCTCGTTCGGGCACTTCGCGGGACCGGTGACCGCGGTCGCGGCCGGGAAGTGCGTGCAGTGGGGCGGAAACGTCGGATCGGCGACCTACGAGAGCCGGTTCGAGCACTGCGGCTGACTCCCCCTCGCCGCGGTGGGGCGCACGCCACCTACCCCACGGGTGGCGTGCGTTCGTCCCTTCCAGGCGAACGCCCTTGGTGTGCGGACGATGCGCGAAGATCACCGATCCGATCGAATCCGATCCACGATCGCGGTACTTCGGACCGATGCCCGAACGGCGGCACCACCGGAACGGGGTGATGGACAGCGCCGTCACTGGGCCGTTCGAGTGCGGGCCGTTCGAGTGCGATGCCGTGCCCGACGCGCGCCGCCCGCCGCAGACCCCCGGCATCACCCGATCGGCAGCCGAGTTCGGCGGACGGGAACGACCCGACTTCCGGCACCCTTCAGAACCGGGCACCGGTGGAGGGAGGAGCGCGATGTCGGACGCCAACGGGTTCACCGTGCACCTGCCTGCCCTCCGCGAGCTGAGCGGGCGGCTGGTGGACCTCGCCGGCCGCGCCGGGCAGCAGGGCGACGCGCTCGCCGGGGTCACCGCGGACACCGGGCGGCCCGACAGCGACGAGGCGGGCAGGCTCTGCCCGGCGGGCGCGGCGGAACTGGTCCGGCTGCTCCGCGACGCGCTGACCGACGACAGCGGCCAGGTCGAGCAGTGCGTGGCCGGGTACGCCGACGTCGACCAGGGCGAGGCGCGCTCCCTCCTGGGCATCCGGGGCGCGGGCGGGGTCGCGTGACCGCCTACCTGACCGCGAAGGCCGCGGTCGGCGGCGACCCGGCCCAGCTGACCGCGATGGCCGACGTGCTCGCCACCGCCGCCGAGGACGTGGACGGCCTCGCCACCGCGTTGCGCCGCGCCGCCGACGACACGGACCAGTCGTGGCAGGGCAAGGCGGCGACGGCCTACCGGACCCGCACCGCGACCCACGTCGGCTCGCTGGCCAAGCTCACCACGCCGCTGAACCGGGCCGCCACCGCGTACCGCGCGCTCGCGGGCGAGCTGGAGGGCGCGCAGCGCAAGGCGGACAAGGCCATGCAGGACTCCGTCGCCCTGGGCATGGGCGAGGGCGACCTGGTCGGTCGCCCGTTCCAGGTCGCGAAGTTCGCCCTGCTGCACCCGCAGCACGTGGTCACCATCGGCCACCTGATCGGCGACGTCGTGGACGCGCGGGCGATGGCCGACGCCGCCCGCGACCGGTTCGTCACCTCGGCCGACGGCGTGCGGGCGGACGTGGCCGCGCTGCGCGACCCGGACGGTGCGGGCGGTCAGCGCCAGCGCAACGACCGGCTGTGGCGGCGGCCCGAGGGCGGGGACAGCCGCGACCTCGGCCGGGGCGTCGACCTGTCCAGCGACTGGGCGGGCCGGGCGATCCTGGACCGCTACCTGCGCGGCGGCGGCGACTGGACCATCGTCGACGACGCGGACTGGTCGAAGTACATGATGGGCAACGAGCAGCTGCGCACGCAGCTGTCGTCGGTCTCCGAGGCCCAGGCCCAGCAGGCGCTGCGCGACCACCTCGCGGGCAAGCACCCGCCCGGCGCGGTCGACCGGACGTTCCACGCCGAGATCCAGAACGGCGAGGGCATCGTGGGCTACCAGTACCTGCACGGCACCGACAGCAAGAAGGGCGACTTCCGCTACCAGGGCGAGTCGTCGGTGCGGGAGCTGCCCGACGGCACGTACGAGGTCACCACCAAGGCCGGGTACACGTGGAACGACACCATCGACCCCAACCCGCAATACTCCACCGACAAGTGGAAGAGCAAGTTGGCGGAAGTCCTCACGCTCGGTCAGGCTGACCCGTACGACCTCCACATCACCTGGCACGCCGAGAACAGGACGGTCCTGGACAAGGACGGCCGGGTGATCCGAGCGCAGGGGTACCCCGGATCGTGAACAGGCAGCGGGCCACGCTCGTCATCGGAGCCGTCGTGGTGCTGACGGTGGTGTCACTCGTACTCGTGCTGGGGTGGTTCTTGTTCGGCGGGGAAGCGGGCCCGGCCCGCGACGACGACCGGTTCGTGCGCCCCGACGCGCCCAAGGCGTCGCCCTCGGGGTCCTACACCGCGCACGCCGAGCTGGGTCCGGCGCAGAACGGCGTGGCGACGTGGGTGGTCGTCATCCGCGACCGCGGCGGGTCGGAGGTGTTCCGGGACGACTACGCCTACAGCACCCGGCACGGCGTGGGCATCACCTGGCTGTCCACCGCCGACCAGTTGTGGGTGCTGTCCTCGGACGTCGGCGACGCGCACGTGGACCGAGTCGGCACCACGTGGACGAAGACACCCATCACTCCGGACACGCTCGGCGACGAGCCGGAGGAGATCCGCCGGTTGAGCGGCTGAGCCGGGCGGCGTCGTCGTCCCGCGTGCCGCCTCGACGCCCGCACGACCCAGAGCGCGGCCTCTCCGGCGGCCCGAGGCGCGCGACGCCGGACAGGCGGCCGGACCGGCGTTGTCCGACCACTCCGCCTCCCCGACGCCGTGCGCCTTCACCCGGTCGCGCGCCGGCGGGCCGCCGCCCGTGCCAGGGTCTCCAGCAGTGGCACGGTGCGGTCCCAGCCCAGGCACGCGTCGGTCACGCTGAGGTCCGGCCTCGGCGTGCCCGCCCCCGCGTCCTGCCGCCCGTCCGACAGGTAGGACTCGATCATGACGCCGACCAGGGCCCGGTTGCCGTCCGCCACCTGACCGGCCAGGTCCTCGACCACGCCGGGCTGGCGGTGGTGGTCCTTGCCGCTGTTGCCGTGCGACGCGTCGACCACCACGCGCGCGGGCAGGCCGGCCGCGGTCAGGGCGGCCAGGGCCGCGGCCACGTCGGCCGCGTGGTAGTTGGGCGTCGGGCCGCCGCGCAGGACCAGGTGGGCGTCCGGGTTGCCGGCGCTGCGCAGGGTGGTGAGCCTGCCGTCGGCCGCCACCCCGGGGAACGCGTGCGGCAGGCCCGCCGCCCGGATCGCGTCGACGGCGGTGTCGACCCGACCGGACACGCAGTTCTTCATGCCCACCGGCATGGGCAGCCACGACGCCAGGTGCCGGTGCGGCTGGCTCGCGACCGTGCGCGCGCCCACCGCGCCCCACGTCACGACGTCGGCCACGTAGTGCGCGAGCATCGGGTCGACGAACTCGTAGGCCAGGGGCAGCCCGGTGGCCGCCGCCGCCAGCAGGAACGTCCGCCCCAGCCGCAGGCCGGCCGCGATGTCGCCCTTGCCGTCGAGGGTGGGGTCGGGCAGCAGGCCGGTCCACCCGGCGACGGTGCGCGGCTTCTCCAGGTACGCCCGCAGCACCACGACCAGGTCGTCGGACAGGCGTTCGGCGGCGGTGGCGAGCAGGTGCGCGTAGTCCAGCGCCGCGGCCGGGTCGTGCACCGAGCAGGGTCCGACGACGACCAGCAGCCGGGGGTCGCGGCGGGCGAGGACGGCGGCGACGGTCTCCCGGTGGCGGGCCACGGCGGTCGCCACCACGTGGTCGGCGGCGACCTCGCCGGGTGTGGGCAGGGTGTCCTGGTCAGGCATCTGACGAGCCCTTCTCGTGATCCGTGTTCCGGGGACGGGGCAACCTGGTCGCCCCGAGGGCCGCGACGAGGGCGAAGCCGAGGACCCACCAGAAGGTGTCGGCGAACGCCGCGGGCACGTCGGGGCCGTGCGCCGCCAACCGGCCGTGCAGGACGACCGCGAGGACCGCGGTGCCGACGGAGCCGCCGACCGTGCCGAGCAGGTTCAGCGCGCCGGCGGCCCGGGGCAGGTGGGCGGGTTCGATGCGGCGGTAGACGATGTTCATCACCGGCGCGCCGATCATCGCCGCGCCGACGCCGCGCACGAGCAGCGACAGCGCGATGACGGCGTCCGGCAGCGCCTGGTCGAGCTGCGTGAACGGCGCGGTGCCCGCGGCGACGAGGGCGATGCCGGTCAGGACGAGGGTGCGCGGCGACACGGTGGTGATGACGCGGGTGACGACGGTAGAGCCGACCGCCGCGCCGAGGCCCTGCGGCGCGAGCAGCAGCCCGGTCTCCCAGGCGGACAGGCCGCCGCCGGTCTGGAGGTACAGCGGCAGCAGGAACATGGTGCCGAACACGGACGCGCCCAGCACCGCCAGCGCCAGCGCCGCCACCCCGAAGGGCGGCCGGGTGAACAGGCGCGGGTCGATCAGCGGCGCGCCCGTCGTGCGCAGCCCGTGCACGACGAACCCGGCCAGCATCCCCAGGCCCACCAGCACCGCCGCGCCCGCCACGGCGGGCGGGAGGGTCCGGTCGAACCCGGTGAGCCCGAACACCAGCACGGCCAGGCCGGGCGACAGCAGCAGCGCGCCGCGCACGTCGAACGGCGTGCGCCCCTCCGCGCGCGGGCAGACGGGCACGGTGCGGCGGGCGAGCAGGATCGCCGCGACGCCGATCGGCAGGTTGACGTAGAACAGCCACGGCCAGTCCGCGACGCCGAGGATCGAGCCGCCGGCCAGCGGCCCCAGCACCGGCGACAGCAGGGGCACGACCGCGACCACGCCGAGGACGCGGCCGATCCGGTCGCGCCCGGCGGCCCGCGCCAGCAGCGCCTGGCCGGTCGGCGGCAGCAGCCCGCCCGCCAGGCCCTGCACCACCCGGAACGCCACCAGGCTCGGCAGCGACCAGGCGCAGGCGCACAGCACGGAGCCGACCAGGAACACGCCGACCGCGACGACCCAGGTGCGCCGCCCGCCGAACCGGTCCACCAGCCAGCCGGACGCGGGCACGGCCGCGACCACCGCCAGCAGGTACGCCGTGCCGACCCACTGGATGTCGGTGACCGACGCGTCGAACCGGTCGGCCAGCGCATCGATGCCGACGGAGACGATCGTGCTGTCCAGCGTCGCCATGAAGGTGCCGAGCACGAGGGTGAACGCCGTGCGCCACAGCGCGGCGTCCACCTTCGCGCCCACGCGGACCTCTCCCCCGGTCACCGCGGCGGCTTCCGGAACAGGGACGCGACGTCCCGGTCGAACCGCTCGGGCAGGTCACGCAGCACCCGCAGCAGGTCCGCCGCCAGCGCCCTGGCCTCGTCGGCGCGGAACACCCCGGCCTGGTAGCCGAGGACGCCGGTCCAGCCGCCGTCCTCGGGCACGACGGTCAGCGTCACCGGGTGGTGCGTCCGCTCCCGGAACCGGGTGGCGGTGACGGTCAGCCCCGGCGCGGGTTCGCGCAGCCGCGCCGGGTCGACGGGGTAGTTCTCGAACACGACGAGGCTGTCGAACAGGCGCTCACGCCCGGCCTGCTCCGCCAGGTCGGCCAGTGCGACGTGCTGGTGCTCGGCCATCGCCTGCCGCCGCGCCTGCGCGTCCACCAGGGAGCGCGCGACGGTGCCGTCGAACCGGACCCGCACCGGCACGGTGTTCGCCAGCAACCCGATGATCTCCTCGACGCCCTCGACGTCGGAGTCCCGCCCGGCGACCATCGCGCCGAAGCACACGTCGTCGCGCCCGGACCGCTCGGCGAGCACGGCCGCCCACGCGCCCTGGAGCACCGTGTTCGGGGTCAGCCCGTGCCGCGCGGCGGCCCGCGTGAGCGCGGCGACCTCCGCCGGCTCGACCCGCAGCAGCACCGGCTCCGCCGCGCCGACGGTCCGCGCCCGCCCGGCGGTCAGGTAGTCGCCCTCGGGCAGCCCGGCCAGTTCGGCGCGCCACGCCCGCAGGTCGGCGGCCCGGTCGCGCCCGGCCAGCCAGTGCAGGTGGCGGGCGAACGGGACGGGCGCGGGCAGCGCCCGGTCGACCGCCTCGCCGCGCGCCGACGCGGTGTACAGGGCGAACAGCTCCGCGAGGATGCGCGGCGCCGACCACCCGTCGGACAGCACGTGGTGGCTGGTCAGCACGAGTTCGTGCCGGTCGGGCCCGTGCCGCAGGACGGTCAGCCGCAGCGGCGGCCCGACCGCCAGGTCGAACGGCTCGGCGAGGTCGTCGGCCAGCGCCCGCGCCACGTCGTCCGCGCCGGACACGTCGGCGACCCGGAACCCCGGCTCGGGGTCGACCGGGACGACCTGCACGGGGTGGGACGGCGGGAACACCGCGCCCAGGTTCGGGTGCCGCCGCAGCAGCGCCCCGCCCGCCGCGCGCAGCGCGTCGACGTCGAGCGCGCCGGACAGCGAGAACGCCGCCTGCACGGTGTAGGGGTCGTCGCCTCCCGACCGCGCGTGCCGCACCATGAGGTCCTGCAACGGTGTCAGCGGCAGCACGTCGGCCACCGCGTGCGCCCGCTCCAGCGCGTCGATCGCGGCCTGGTCCAGGCCGGACAGCGGCACGTCGGACGGGGTGAGGCCCGCCTCGTCCAGCGCGTAGGGGTCCTCGGCGACGCGCGTGGCGGCCCGGCGGAAGCACTCGGCCAGCTCGGCGACCTCCTCCTCGGTGAACAGCGCGGACGGCCAGGTGAACCGGATGCCCAGCGCCTCGCCGTCGCCGTCGTCGCGCGCCAGGGCGTTGATCATCAGCGCGTGCGGCAGCGGCAGGTCGTCGCCGCCGCCCGAGCCCAGCGGGTCCGCGTCGGGCGGCGCCTGCCACGCCGTCGCGGTCGGCGGGAGCGCGGCGAACCGCCCGAGGTAGTTCCAGGCGACCTCCGGTCGGCGGCCCGGCGCGTCGGCGCCGAGGATGCCGTGGCCGAGCCCGTCGCCCGCGGCGCGCAACTGCTCCTTGACCGCCTTCAGCGCCGCCGGCACGCCCGCGTCGGGCACCCGGACGCGCGCGGGGTGCACGGCGGTGAACCAGCCGACGGTCTGCGACAGGTCCACCGGGCCGGACCGGTCGGGCGCGTGCCGCGGCCGGCCGTGCCCCTCCAGGGCGACCAGCAGGTCCGGCGCGCCGCCGCGCCACACGGCCACCGCCTCGGCGAGCGCGGTGAGCAGCACGGTGTCCGGGGTGGTGCGGTAGGCGGCGGGCAGCGTGGTGAGCAGGGTCCGCGTGGTCGCGGGGTCCAGCCGGACCTGGTGGTGGACGGCCGTGGCGGCGGTGTCGCGCACCGGGTCCAGCGGGGTCCGCGCCAGCGGTGTCACGGGCGCGGCGGCCACCTCGCGCCAGTGCGGCAGCTCGGCGCGCCGGTGCGGCACGGCCGCGCGCAGCGCGCGGGCCCAGCCGAGGAACGACTCGCCGTGCCGGGGCAACGCCGGCACGGCGGGGCGGCCGTCCGCGTCGACGGTGGCGGTGTCGTGGCAGTGCGCGAGGTCGTCGAGCAGGATGCGCCACGACACCGCGTCGACCACGATGTGGTGCGCCACCAGGACCAGCCGGCCGAGGCGGTCCGGTCCGGCGTCGACCCACACCGCCCGCAGCAGCGGCCCCGCCCTGAGGTCCATGCGGGCGCGTGCGTCGGCCACGTGCGCGTCGACCAGGGCGCGCAGGTCGTCGGACCCGGTCGCGCGCACGTGGGTCAGCACGTCGCCGCCGGTCACCGCGCCCACCCCGGGCACGCGCAGCACCGGTTCGCCCGCGTCGGCGTCGGCCAGGTGGGCGCGCAGGACGTCGTGCCGGGCCAGCACGGCGTCGAGCACCGCGCGCCAGGTCGCCGCCGCACCGCCCGCGGGCACGCAGACCTCCACCCACTGGCAGAAGCCGTCGGCGGGCGCGCCGGCCGCCGCGCACCGGTCCAGCAGGTCGCGCATGACCGGGGTGAGCGGCGCGTCGCCGGTCGCGGGCGCGGCCCCGGTCCCGGTCCCGTCGAGGCCGCCGCAGCGCGCGGCGATGCCGGCGACGGTGCCGCCCTCGAACACGTCGCGCGCGGTCAGGCTCAGCCCCGCGCGCCGCGCGCGGGACACCACCCGCAGCGACACGATGCTGTCGCCGCCGACGTCGAGGAACGCGTCGTCGAGGTGGACGTCGGCGGAGCCGAGCACCTCGCGGAACACGGCGAGCAGCACGGCCTCCGCCCGCGTGGCCGGCTCCCGCGCCGGCGCGCCGGACCCGGTCTCCGGCGCGGGCAGCGCGGCCCGGTCCAGCTTCCCGGACGGGCCGAGCGGCAGCCGGTCGAGCGCCACGAACGCCGTCGGCACCATGTGGTCGGGCAGCTCCGCCGCCAGGTGCGCGCGCAGCGACACCGGGTCCGGTTCGTCCGCGCCGTCGGCGGGGATCACGTAGCCGACGAGCCTGCGGTCGCCCGGCCGGTCCTCTCGGACCACCACGGCGCACGCCCGCAC
Coding sequences:
- a CDS encoding 3-deoxy-7-phosphoheptulonate synthase, with translation MPDQDTLPTPGEVAADHVVATAVARHRETVAAVLARRDPRLLVVVGPCSVHDPAAALDYAHLLATAAERLSDDLVVVLRAYLEKPRTVAGWTGLLPDPTLDGKGDIAAGLRLGRTFLLAAAATGLPLAYEFVDPMLAHYVADVVTWGAVGARTVASQPHRHLASWLPMPVGMKNCVSGRVDTAVDAIRAAGLPHAFPGVAADGRLTTLRSAGNPDAHLVLRGGPTPNYHAADVAAALAALTAAGLPARVVVDASHGNSGKDHHRQPGVVEDLAGQVADGNRALVGVMIESYLSDGRQDAGAGTPRPDLSVTDACLGWDRTVPLLETLARAAARRRATG
- a CDS encoding WXG100 family type VII secretion target, whose product is MTAYLTAKAAVGGDPAQLTAMADVLATAAEDVDGLATALRRAADDTDQSWQGKAATAYRTRTATHVGSLAKLTTPLNRAATAYRALAGELEGAQRKADKAMQDSVALGMGEGDLVGRPFQVAKFALLHPQHVVTIGHLIGDVVDARAMADAARDRFVTSADGVRADVAALRDPDGAGGQRQRNDRLWRRPEGGDSRDLGRGVDLSSDWAGRAILDRYLRGGGDWTIVDDADWSKYMMGNEQLRTQLSSVSEAQAQQALRDHLAGKHPPGAVDRTFHAEIQNGEGIVGYQYLHGTDSKKGDFRYQGESSVRELPDGTYEVTTKAGYTWNDTIDPNPQYSTDKWKSKLAEVLTLGQADPYDLHITWHAENRTVLDKDGRVIRAQGYPGS
- a CDS encoding MDR family MFS transporter, translating into MGAKVDAALWRTAFTLVLGTFMATLDSTIVSVGIDALADRFDASVTDIQWVGTAYLLAVVAAVPASGWLVDRFGGRRTWVVAVGVFLVGSVLCACAWSLPSLVAFRVVQGLAGGLLPPTGQALLARAAGRDRIGRVLGVVAVVPLLSPVLGPLAGGSILGVADWPWLFYVNLPIGVAAILLARRTVPVCPRAEGRTPFDVRGALLLSPGLAVLVFGLTGFDRTLPPAVAGAAVLVGLGMLAGFVVHGLRTTGAPLIDPRLFTRPPFGVAALALAVLGASVFGTMFLLPLYLQTGGGLSAWETGLLLAPQGLGAAVGSTVVTRVITTVSPRTLVLTGIALVAAGTAPFTQLDQALPDAVIALSLLVRGVGAAMIGAPVMNIVYRRIEPAHLPRAAGALNLLGTVGGSVGTAVLAVVLHGRLAAHGPDVPAAFADTFWWVLGFALVAALGATRLPRPRNTDHEKGSSDA